A genomic window from Megalobrama amblycephala isolate DHTTF-2021 linkage group LG2, ASM1881202v1, whole genome shotgun sequence includes:
- the LOC125263238 gene encoding T-cell surface antigen CD2-like has protein sequence MFHTFLFYLCCWSLIGVFAAETNEIQSVMEGDSVTLNSDLTEIHEDDDILWKYGAENSLIAKISIEKQIFSTSDGPHGRFRDRLKLDNQTGSLTITNTTMKHTGVYELEINGAKLTTKTFIVSVYAPLPTPNIIRDCSSPSSSSSSSNCSLVCSAVNVSHVTLSWYKGNSLLSSISVSDLSISLSLPLEVEYQDKNTYSCVLNNPISHQTQHLNITQYCYVTCPDKGLPLLYIVLISAGSLLIVSAVVTCCICNKCRKKVQTWEEDRTDSALCKPTTRQKKSKVESVYENVPKKR, from the exons ATGTTTCACACGTTTTTGTTCTATTTGTGCTGCTGGAGCCTGATAG gtgtgtttgctgctgaaacaaatgaaatacagtcagtgatggagggagattcagtcactctaaactctgatcttactgaaatacatgaagacgaCGACATACTGTGGAAATACGGAGCTGAAAACTCTCTCATAGCTAAAATCAGCATAGAGAAGCAAATCTTTTCCACATCTGATGGTCCtcatgggagattcagagacagactgaagctggacaatcaaactggatctctgaccatcacaaacaccacaatGAAACATACTGGAGTTTATGAACTAGAGATCAATGGAGCGAAACtcacaacaaaaacattcattgtttctgtctatg CTCCTCTGCCTACTCCTAACATTATCAGAGATTGTTCTTcaccatcatcttcatcatcgtcatcaaattgttcattggtttgttcagctgtgaatgtgagtcatgtgactctctcctggtacaaaggaaacagtttattgtccagcatcagtgtgtctgatctcagcatcagtctctctctacctctggaggtggaatatcaggataaaaacacctacagctgtgtgctgaacaatcccatcagccaccagactcaacatctcaACATCACTCAATACTGTTATGTTACATGTCCAG ATAAAGGTCTACCTTTACTGTACATAGTGCTGATCTCTGCTGGATCTCTGCTGATTGTTTCTGCAGTCGTGACGTGCTGCATCTGCAATAAGTGTAGAAAAAAAG TCCAGACATGGGAGGAAGACAGAACCGATTCAGCATTGTGCAAACCAACAACACGACAAAAG AAATCAAAGGTGGAGTCTGTGTATGAAAATGTTCCCAAAAAAAGATGA